A window from Luteibacter flocculans encodes these proteins:
- a CDS encoding SGNH/GDSL hydrolase family protein, which translates to MAPVRFLALGDSYTIGEGVTEAGRWPVQLVARLREHGIAVDAPRIVATTGWTTDELSAAMDDAALKPGWALVTLLIGVNDQYRGRPAAGYRERFLGLLRRAVDLAGDVRRVVVVSIPDWGVTSFAEGRDRTAIANEIDTFNAIARDETLRAHARWVDVTPTSRDAAANPGMLVDDGLHPSAAQYARWVTLIAPAAEAALRERGTPNAA; encoded by the coding sequence GTGGCGCCAGTTCGTTTTCTCGCCCTCGGCGATTCCTACACGATCGGTGAAGGCGTAACGGAAGCCGGCCGTTGGCCTGTGCAACTGGTCGCTCGCCTGCGCGAACACGGCATCGCGGTCGACGCGCCACGCATCGTCGCAACCACCGGCTGGACCACCGACGAGTTGTCGGCCGCCATGGATGATGCCGCACTGAAACCCGGCTGGGCCCTGGTCACGCTGCTGATCGGCGTGAACGACCAGTATCGCGGACGCCCCGCGGCGGGCTACCGGGAGCGGTTCCTTGGTTTGCTCCGACGTGCCGTCGATCTGGCCGGCGATGTGCGCCGTGTCGTGGTCGTTTCCATTCCCGACTGGGGCGTCACGTCGTTCGCCGAAGGGCGCGACCGCACCGCCATCGCGAACGAGATCGACACCTTCAACGCCATCGCCCGCGACGAAACGCTGCGGGCGCATGCGCGCTGGGTGGACGTCACGCCGACCTCGCGCGACGCCGCGGCAAACCCCGGCATGCTCGTGGATGACGGGCTGCATCCGTCCGCTGCGCAGTACGCCAGGTGGGTCACGCTGATCGCTCCCGCGGCCGAGGCGGCACTGCGCGAACGCGGTACACCGAACGCGGCGTAG
- a CDS encoding aminotransferase class I/II-fold pyridoxal phosphate-dependent enzyme codes for MSSIKPSAHLAEVRYEIRGALTRRAREMEAAGLPIIKLNIGNPGRYGFSVPPHLREAIGAHLVDSEAYGHEQGLEEAREAIVDQQRARGAIGVEMERVFIGNGVSELIDISLRALLQPGDEVLLPSPDYPLWSAATILNDGNPRYYRCLAENGHLPDPDEIDALIGPRTRALVLINPNNPTGAVYPKALLERIVEVARRHGLLLLCDEIYDEILYDGTPFQPLAAVAGDHPCVSFGGLSKVHRACGYRVGWMSLSGDPKRTAAYRDALQLLAALRLCANVTAQWAVRPALLDAPTIGALTSPGGRLHEARRVVLESVAASPFLDVVAPGGAIYAFPRIRADALPPFDDTAFALRLLEDEGVLVVPGTSFNLAASRHLRLTLLPEPAQLAEVFVRMGRVLARMADEAQPAASAVA; via the coding sequence GTGTCCTCGATCAAGCCCAGCGCGCACCTGGCGGAAGTGCGTTACGAGATCCGTGGCGCCCTGACCCGGCGCGCGCGCGAGATGGAAGCGGCAGGACTGCCGATCATCAAGCTCAACATCGGCAACCCCGGTCGCTACGGCTTTTCCGTGCCGCCACACCTGCGCGAGGCCATCGGCGCGCACCTCGTGGACAGCGAGGCCTACGGGCACGAGCAGGGTCTCGAAGAGGCACGCGAGGCCATCGTCGACCAGCAGCGTGCGCGCGGTGCGATCGGTGTCGAAATGGAACGCGTGTTCATCGGCAATGGCGTCAGCGAACTCATCGACATTTCGCTGCGTGCCCTGCTCCAGCCGGGCGATGAAGTGTTGCTGCCGAGCCCCGACTACCCGCTGTGGAGCGCGGCCACCATCCTCAACGATGGCAACCCGCGCTATTACCGCTGCCTCGCCGAGAACGGCCACCTGCCCGATCCAGACGAGATCGACGCGCTGATCGGGCCGCGCACGCGTGCGCTCGTGCTGATCAATCCGAACAATCCCACGGGTGCCGTCTATCCGAAGGCGCTGCTGGAGCGCATCGTGGAGGTGGCGCGGCGACACGGCCTGCTGCTGCTCTGCGACGAGATCTACGACGAGATTCTGTACGACGGCACGCCATTTCAGCCCCTCGCGGCGGTCGCGGGCGACCACCCCTGTGTCAGCTTCGGCGGCCTGTCCAAGGTGCATCGCGCCTGCGGCTATCGGGTCGGCTGGATGAGCCTGTCGGGCGATCCGAAGCGCACCGCCGCCTATCGCGATGCCTTGCAACTGCTCGCGGCACTGCGCCTCTGCGCTAACGTCACGGCACAGTGGGCCGTCCGCCCGGCACTGCTCGACGCCCCCACCATCGGTGCCTTGACCTCGCCGGGTGGCCGCCTGCACGAGGCCCGCCGGGTCGTGCTGGAAAGCGTGGCAGCCAGTCCGTTCCTCGACGTCGTCGCACCGGGTGGCGCGATCTACGCGTTCCCGCGGATTCGCGCCGACGCCCTGCCCCCATTCGACGACACGGCCTTCGCGCTGCGCCTGCTGGAAGACGAAGGGGTGCTCGTAGTGCCCGGCACCAGCTTCAATCTCGCCGCAAGCCGGCACCTGCGCCTCACGCTTCTTCCGGAGCCGGCACAACTGGCCGAAGTCTTCGTGCGAATGGGGCGCGTGCTGGCGCGCATGGCGGACGAGGCGCAACCTGCGGCGAGCGCGGTGGCCTGA
- the rsgA gene encoding ribosome small subunit-dependent GTPase A, producing MEHFSDLARLRHIGWRDPALPDDPRRLARVVAQHRAGYELHDGSSAFNAQPAGPFLKRGLDPSLRPAVGDFVFLDHASHPVIEAVLPRRSVLTRAAAGERYERQIIATNIDYVLVLTGLDGDFNPARIERYLTLVEGSGARPVVLLSKADTAVDVEGAVAALTERLPAEAAVHAINAKDPATVGLLAAYLGPGMSAVLVGSSGAGKSTLTNTLLGEERMATGAVRSHDSRGRHTTTHRALLRLPTGGCLIDTPGMRELKLTGEENLDLFADIEALAAQCRFADCSHGNEPGCAIQAALASGELSPQRWRNYLKLHDEREEQAATLEARLKRKAGPRHTGRPRRGDWSRDPD from the coding sequence ATGGAACACTTCTCGGACCTGGCGCGCCTGCGCCATATCGGCTGGCGCGATCCCGCCCTGCCTGACGATCCACGCCGCCTCGCGCGCGTGGTCGCGCAGCATCGGGCCGGTTACGAACTGCACGACGGCTCGTCCGCCTTCAATGCGCAGCCCGCGGGGCCCTTCCTGAAACGCGGTCTCGATCCGTCGCTGCGCCCGGCCGTGGGGGACTTCGTTTTCCTCGACCACGCGAGCCATCCAGTGATCGAAGCGGTGCTGCCGCGACGCTCGGTGCTCACGCGTGCCGCGGCCGGCGAACGCTACGAACGGCAGATCATCGCCACCAACATCGACTACGTGCTGGTGCTGACCGGCCTCGACGGCGACTTCAACCCCGCCCGCATCGAACGCTACCTCACGCTCGTCGAAGGGTCGGGTGCACGGCCTGTCGTGCTGTTGAGCAAGGCCGACACGGCGGTGGACGTCGAAGGTGCGGTGGCCGCGCTTACCGAACGCTTGCCCGCCGAAGCGGCTGTGCATGCCATCAATGCCAAGGACCCGGCGACGGTGGGCCTCCTGGCGGCCTATCTTGGACCGGGCATGAGTGCGGTGCTCGTCGGTTCCTCCGGTGCCGGCAAGTCCACGCTCACGAACACGCTGCTGGGTGAGGAGCGCATGGCCACCGGCGCCGTGCGCTCGCACGACAGCCGCGGTCGGCATACCACGACGCATCGCGCGCTGCTTCGTCTGCCGACCGGCGGTTGCCTCATCGACACGCCCGGCATGCGCGAGCTGAAACTCACGGGCGAGGAAAACCTCGATCTCTTCGCGGACATCGAGGCTCTTGCCGCGCAGTGCCGCTTCGCCGATTGCAGCCACGGCAACGAACCGGGTTGCGCGATCCAGGCGGCGCTTGCCTCGGGCGAACTGTCGCCCCAGCGCTGGCGCAACTACCTCAAGCTGCACGACGAGCGCGAAGAGCAGGCGGCCACGCTCGAAGCGCGCCTGAAGCGCAAGGCCGGGCCGCGGCATACCGGTCGGCCACGCCGCGGGGATTGGTCGCGCGACCCCGATTGA
- a CDS encoding autotransporter outer membrane beta-barrel domain-containing protein, which yields MDMKSYGRRALAVALAGALAAPAVAAPRAQELLVENGMALLLDSGDVVRTSGPRTTAVTVGERATLDAEGVRIANDGAGVRGHRNYGVLASHGADVSLLDSDVDLPGTWGVGLQAQRNAMLNLRRTRVNLSADNGLGVATTSGSFALLDEVRIHSASGGTGLLVSDDASRLIAQRSRVTMQGAEAMALSISGGEAQVRETVLDARDGRAIDTRAGTGGTARVVLDRSTVRGRVQSGDTGLSLDARRGTLEGDIVRSGPAPLDVALAEGTWRGAASRVSSLSVVDGTWTLTRDSDVEAVRLEQAGQIVFDRSGAEFHTLRVGSWQASPDAVGVTLGVRLDAGGPLQRQATDRLLVHGDASGQTLLHVTNVGGTGASTAGWNGRNGPKDGISLAQVSGSARADTFRLAGGYVAVGPWQYRLQAYEPGRSDAAQRVVEGEGKGYWDYRLQSAHVEARSRSGGSRAALAPQVPTYLVLPHALFGYGQASLDAVQAERTNGSRDPAWHVRAFGGDVAYRSNLPFASYGFDYERRDSGLQVGGDLLVLGSADATLRMGMTASLGNTHVSPRAQDGTSTAHANARGLAWHSVLATESGWSFASSYALTHYRIDVRTPSRGEVLPRLRANASDASLAMAYGWQPTKRMRVEPGAALLWQRLRFTRAMDHDGIDVMAGSPERLTARFGARVSLAFEPKGNTLHAWSPYADLRYATTHDARRTLRLSDEPLSTGRSGRSIDLAVGAHFELGARVTATVDTTARMRRTRGGESGSTARLGVTVAL from the coding sequence ATGGACATGAAGTCGTATGGGCGCCGCGCGTTGGCCGTCGCGCTTGCGGGGGCACTTGCCGCACCAGCGGTCGCCGCGCCGAGAGCACAGGAGCTGCTCGTCGAAAACGGCATGGCGCTACTGCTCGACAGCGGTGACGTGGTGCGTACCTCCGGACCACGCACGACGGCGGTGACCGTGGGAGAGCGCGCAACGCTGGACGCGGAAGGTGTCAGGATCGCCAACGATGGCGCTGGCGTGCGTGGACATCGAAATTACGGCGTGCTTGCGTCGCACGGGGCTGATGTATCGCTGCTGGACAGCGATGTCGATCTGCCCGGCACGTGGGGTGTAGGGCTTCAGGCGCAGCGCAACGCGATGTTGAACCTGCGCCGCACCCGCGTGAACCTCTCGGCCGACAACGGTCTGGGCGTCGCCACGACGTCGGGAAGCTTCGCGCTGCTCGACGAGGTACGGATTCACTCGGCAAGTGGCGGAACGGGCTTGTTGGTCAGCGACGACGCGTCGCGTCTCATCGCGCAGCGGAGCCGTGTGACGATGCAGGGCGCCGAGGCCATGGCCCTGTCGATCTCCGGTGGCGAGGCGCAGGTTCGCGAGACGGTGCTGGATGCGCGTGATGGTCGTGCCATCGATACGCGTGCGGGCACGGGCGGTACAGCGCGTGTCGTGCTCGATCGCTCGACGGTGCGTGGTCGCGTCCAAAGCGGCGATACCGGTCTCTCGTTGGACGCCCGCCGAGGCACGCTCGAAGGCGACATCGTGCGCAGCGGTCCGGCGCCGCTGGACGTCGCGTTGGCCGAGGGCACGTGGCGAGGCGCCGCAAGTCGCGTGAGTTCGCTGTCCGTCGTGGACGGCACCTGGACGCTCACCCGCGACAGCGACGTCGAGGCGGTGCGCCTGGAGCAGGCCGGCCAGATCGTTTTCGATCGCTCGGGGGCCGAGTTCCACACCTTGCGCGTGGGTTCGTGGCAGGCCTCGCCGGATGCTGTCGGCGTCACGCTCGGCGTGCGGCTCGATGCCGGTGGCCCGCTGCAGCGGCAGGCCACCGATCGTCTGCTGGTCCATGGCGATGCCTCAGGTCAGACGCTTCTTCACGTCACCAACGTCGGCGGCACGGGTGCTTCGACGGCAGGCTGGAATGGCCGCAACGGACCCAAGGACGGCATCAGTCTGGCTCAGGTCTCGGGCAGCGCGCGCGCCGATACGTTCCGCCTCGCGGGTGGCTATGTCGCGGTCGGTCCGTGGCAGTACCGTCTGCAGGCCTATGAACCGGGGCGCAGCGACGCGGCGCAGCGTGTGGTCGAGGGCGAGGGGAAGGGTTACTGGGATTACCGCCTGCAGAGTGCGCATGTCGAAGCACGTAGCCGAAGTGGCGGCTCGCGTGCGGCGCTCGCGCCGCAGGTGCCGACGTATCTGGTACTCCCGCATGCACTGTTCGGTTACGGCCAGGCGTCGCTTGACGCAGTGCAGGCGGAACGGACGAATGGATCGCGCGATCCCGCATGGCATGTTCGCGCATTCGGCGGCGACGTCGCCTACCGCAGCAATCTGCCGTTCGCATCGTATGGCTTCGATTACGAGCGTCGTGATAGCGGCTTGCAGGTCGGCGGCGATCTTCTGGTGCTTGGCTCTGCCGACGCGACGCTACGCATGGGTATGACGGCCTCGCTCGGCAACACGCACGTATCGCCCCGTGCGCAAGACGGCACGAGCACCGCTCACGCCAATGCACGCGGCCTGGCTTGGCATTCGGTGCTGGCGACGGAAAGCGGCTGGTCGTTCGCATCGAGCTACGCGCTTACCCACTACCGCATCGACGTACGTACGCCATCGCGGGGCGAGGTGTTGCCGCGCCTGCGCGCGAACGCCAGCGATGCGAGCCTCGCCATGGCCTATGGCTGGCAACCGACCAAGCGAATGCGCGTCGAACCCGGGGCTGCGTTGCTCTGGCAGCGTCTGCGTTTCACGCGCGCCATGGATCACGACGGCATCGACGTGATGGCGGGTTCGCCGGAGCGTCTGACGGCACGCTTCGGTGCGCGGGTGTCCCTGGCATTCGAACCGAAGGGAAACACGTTGCACGCGTGGTCGCCGTATGCGGACCTGCGCTACGCGACCACGCACGATGCACGACGCACGCTGCGGCTTTCGGACGAGCCCCTTAGCACCGGGCGCTCGGGGCGCAGCATCGACCTCGCCGTCGGCGCTCACTTCGAACTCGGGGCGCGAGTCACGGCGACCGTGGACACGACGGCCCGCATGCGCCGAACCCGCGGCGGGGAGTCCGGGAGCACGGCTCGGCTTGGCGTGACCGTCGCGCTGTGA
- a CDS encoding helix-turn-helix transcriptional regulator, giving the protein MNNRLRELRTMRGWSQADLGEQLDVSRQTVNAVETGKYDPSLPLAFKIARLFDLPIEAIFIPGE; this is encoded by the coding sequence ATGAACAACCGGCTACGCGAATTGCGCACGATGCGTGGCTGGTCGCAAGCGGACCTCGGCGAACAGCTCGACGTGTCACGACAAACGGTCAACGCGGTGGAAACGGGCAAGTACGATCCCAGCCTGCCGCTTGCCTTCAAGATCGCCAGGCTCTTCGACCTGCCTATCGAAGCCATCTTCATCCCAGGGGAATGA
- a CDS encoding alpha/beta hydrolase yields the protein MKSAPRFAIVVAIAVAVLAGRHAMQSRDGGSPEPPTTPAATKPAPPRVWQVGSLELKPCELAQPHTGLSTAAWCTRFNVPEDRAHPEGRKIALRLAIVRSSAQVPAADMVAFIAGGPGQSAAESYPVIAPAMAPLLAHRNLLLLDQRGTGDSHPLSCRNDEPGVPGGAEDTSNFDAAAVRKETRACLDQLSRDADVRFYTTTDAVADLEDVRRALGSPQFDLFGVSYGTRVAQQYAMRHPEGLRTLILDGIAPNSLVLGEDFAVNLDAALKAQFARCSANAACRERFGDPYQTLYQLRDALRANPHKVSFRDPQNYASVQRVLSEYSLATVVRMFAYSPETAALLPLSIDAAARGDVGPLLGQAKLLTGDLGDTMDGGMQYSVICSEDADLLSPRPQDKDTILGEGMIEAFRAACSVWPHGVRPANFHEPLKSNVPALLMSGEFDPVTPPRYGDEVLKGLPNGRHLVLKGQGHSVVTRGCMPRLLDRFIDKADAKTLDASCLDRLAPLPVFVGFNGATP from the coding sequence ATGAAATCAGCGCCACGGTTCGCCATCGTAGTGGCGATCGCCGTAGCCGTCCTGGCTGGACGGCACGCCATGCAATCGCGCGACGGCGGTTCACCCGAGCCACCCACAACGCCCGCCGCGACAAAGCCGGCGCCGCCGCGCGTCTGGCAGGTCGGTTCCTTGGAACTGAAGCCCTGCGAGTTGGCGCAGCCGCACACGGGTCTGTCCACCGCGGCGTGGTGTACACGGTTCAACGTGCCTGAGGATCGTGCGCACCCCGAGGGTCGCAAGATCGCGCTCCGCCTCGCCATCGTGCGCAGCAGCGCGCAGGTACCCGCGGCGGACATGGTGGCGTTCATTGCCGGCGGTCCGGGTCAATCCGCGGCCGAAAGCTATCCGGTGATCGCACCGGCCATGGCACCGTTGCTGGCGCATCGCAACCTGCTTCTGCTCGACCAGCGCGGCACGGGCGATTCGCATCCGTTGAGCTGCCGCAACGACGAGCCGGGCGTTCCCGGTGGCGCGGAGGACACGAGCAACTTTGACGCGGCGGCTGTGCGCAAGGAAACGCGCGCGTGTCTCGATCAGCTTTCGCGCGATGCAGACGTGCGCTTCTACACCACGACGGATGCCGTCGCTGACCTGGAAGACGTGCGCCGTGCGCTGGGCTCCCCGCAGTTCGACCTGTTCGGTGTCTCCTACGGCACCCGCGTCGCCCAGCAGTACGCCATGCGCCATCCCGAGGGTCTGCGCACGTTGATCCTGGACGGCATCGCGCCGAACAGTCTCGTGCTCGGCGAGGACTTCGCGGTGAACCTCGATGCGGCACTCAAGGCGCAGTTCGCACGCTGTTCGGCCAACGCCGCATGTCGCGAGCGTTTCGGGGATCCCTACCAGACGCTTTACCAGCTGCGCGACGCGCTACGCGCCAATCCGCACAAGGTGAGTTTCCGCGATCCGCAGAACTACGCGTCGGTGCAGCGCGTGCTCAGCGAATACTCGCTTGCCACGGTGGTGCGCATGTTTGCCTATTCGCCGGAAACGGCGGCGCTGCTCCCGCTGTCGATCGATGCCGCCGCGCGCGGCGACGTCGGTCCGCTGCTCGGCCAGGCCAAGCTGCTCACCGGCGACCTCGGCGACACGATGGACGGCGGCATGCAGTACTCGGTGATCTGTTCGGAGGATGCCGACCTGCTGAGCCCGCGACCGCAGGACAAGGACACGATTCTCGGTGAGGGCATGATCGAGGCATTTCGCGCCGCCTGCTCGGTCTGGCCGCATGGCGTGCGGCCGGCCAACTTCCACGAGCCGCTCAAAAGCAACGTGCCCGCTCTGCTGATGTCCGGCGAATTCGATCCTGTCACCCCACCGCGCTATGGCGACGAGGTGCTCAAGGGTCTGCCCAATGGCCGTCATCTCGTCCTGAAGGGGCAGGGCCACAGCGTCGTCACGCGCGGCTGCATGCCGCGGTTGCTCGATCGCTTCATCGACAAGGCCGACGCCAAGACACTCGATGCGAGTTGCCTGGATCGCCTTGCCCCGCTGCCCGTCTTCGTCGGTTTCAACGGAGCCACGCCATGA
- a CDS encoding ATP-binding cassette domain-containing protein produces the protein MIEVKDLHKAFGDVRAVNGVSFTARDGEITGLLGPNGAGKTTTLRMLYTLMTPDSGQVLVDGIDASTDPLAVRRQLGVLPDARGLYKRLTAVENIDYFGRLHGMPAALLAQRREALIDALEMRDIAARRTEGFSQGQRVKTAIARALVHDPRNVLLDEPTNGLDVMATRAMRRFMRQLRDEGRCVLFSSHIMQEVAALCDRIVVIAHGRVVADESPDALLAQTGETSLEDAFVKIIGTDEGLAA, from the coding sequence ATGATCGAAGTAAAGGATCTGCACAAGGCCTTTGGTGATGTGCGCGCCGTGAACGGTGTGAGCTTCACCGCGCGCGATGGCGAAATCACCGGTTTGCTCGGTCCCAACGGCGCCGGCAAGACGACCACGCTGCGCATGCTCTATACGTTGATGACGCCAGATTCCGGGCAAGTGCTCGTCGACGGCATCGATGCCTCGACCGACCCGCTCGCGGTGCGGCGCCAGCTCGGCGTGCTTCCCGATGCGCGGGGCTTGTACAAGCGCCTTACGGCCGTCGAGAACATCGATTACTTCGGTCGCCTGCACGGCATGCCCGCCGCTCTGCTCGCACAGCGTCGCGAAGCGCTGATCGACGCGCTGGAAATGCGCGACATCGCGGCGCGACGCACCGAAGGCTTTTCGCAGGGACAGCGCGTCAAGACCGCCATCGCTCGTGCGCTGGTGCACGACCCACGCAACGTCCTGCTCGACGAACCCACCAACGGCCTCGACGTCATGGCTACCCGCGCCATGCGCCGGTTCATGCGCCAGCTTCGTGATGAGGGGCGTTGCGTGCTGTTCTCCAGCCACATCATGCAGGAGGTGGCTGCGCTGTGCGATCGCATCGTGGTGATCGCGCACGGCCGGGTCGTTGCCGACGAATCACCTGATGCGCTGCTGGCGCAGACGGGCGAGACCAGCCTCGAGGATGCCTTCGTGAAGATCATTGGTACCGACGAGGGGCTTGCCGCATGA
- a CDS encoding ABC transporter permease, whose translation MSAFTAVYWKEVRENLRDRRTLINALITGPLLGPVMFIMLMNVMVNRELAKTDRPLAVPIVGADLAPNLVAALKSAGIDAAAPLSDPENAVREQRTDIVVRISPSYPAAWKNGQPVQVELIYDSSRRDASTPVMRVRSVVEGYGKREGAMRLIARGLSPTTAWPVQVADRDQATSQSRSALMFSFLPYFFVLTVFLGGMYLAIDLTAGERERQSLEPLFVNPVARWKILAGKLGAICSFSVVSLLLSVAAFATAPWFIPTEKLGIALDLGWRFGSQVVLLMLPLILLLAALQSLVSAFAKSYREAQTYLSILMIIPVLPSALLSVIPVRAEPWMYAVPLLGQNLGIVQLLRGDGMPAWQMGLCLAGGFVTAALAVWGTAQLYRSDRLAISG comes from the coding sequence ATGAGCGCATTCACCGCCGTCTACTGGAAAGAAGTTCGCGAGAACCTGCGCGATCGTCGCACGTTGATCAATGCCTTGATCACGGGCCCACTGTTGGGGCCGGTCATGTTCATCATGCTGATGAACGTCATGGTCAATCGCGAGCTGGCGAAGACCGATCGACCGCTGGCCGTCCCCATCGTCGGCGCGGATCTCGCGCCCAATCTCGTCGCGGCGCTGAAAAGCGCCGGGATCGACGCCGCCGCGCCGCTCTCCGACCCCGAGAACGCCGTGCGCGAGCAGCGGACGGATATCGTGGTGCGCATTTCGCCGAGCTATCCCGCGGCCTGGAAAAACGGGCAACCGGTGCAGGTGGAGCTCATCTACGATTCCTCGCGACGCGACGCTTCAACGCCGGTGATGCGCGTGCGCAGCGTGGTGGAAGGCTACGGAAAGCGCGAAGGCGCGATGCGCTTGATCGCCCGTGGACTGTCACCGACGACGGCCTGGCCGGTACAGGTAGCCGATCGCGACCAGGCGACGTCGCAGTCGCGCTCCGCGCTGATGTTTTCTTTCCTTCCGTACTTCTTCGTGCTGACGGTGTTCCTTGGCGGCATGTACCTCGCCATCGATCTCACCGCGGGCGAACGCGAGCGTCAGTCGCTGGAGCCGCTGTTCGTCAATCCGGTTGCGCGCTGGAAGATCCTCGCCGGCAAACTCGGGGCGATCTGCAGCTTTTCCGTCGTGAGCCTGCTGCTGAGCGTGGCCGCGTTCGCCACGGCGCCGTGGTTCATTCCCACCGAGAAGCTGGGTATTGCGCTGGATCTCGGGTGGCGTTTCGGATCGCAGGTCGTCTTGCTGATGCTGCCCCTGATCCTGCTGCTCGCCGCACTGCAATCGCTGGTCTCGGCGTTCGCAAAGAGCTATCGCGAGGCGCAGACGTACCTGTCGATCCTCATGATCATCCCCGTGCTGCCGAGCGCCTTGCTTTCGGTGATCCCGGTGCGCGCGGAGCCATGGATGTATGCGGTGCCGCTGCTCGGTCAGAACCTCGGCATCGTGCAACTGCTGCGCGGCGACGGCATGCCTGCGTGGCAGATGGGCCTTTGCCTTGCCGGTGGTTTCGTCACCGCGGCGCTGGCGGTATGGGGGACCGCACAGCTTTACCGTTCGGACCGCCTCGCCATCTCGGGCTGA